In Rhizophagus irregularis chromosome 26, complete sequence, one genomic interval encodes:
- a CDS encoding uncharacterized protein (SECRETED:cutsite_TEG-DT; SECRETED:prob_0.7778); SECRETED:SignalP(1-25): protein MKTYKICIIFVILFSLLIVGINTEGDTPKKECKDYFNVSTCNECQKELWDSWSNPSSCGFFIRLIMNIIEDYGNAAEHNHLVPYNVTPYYEAVKETCDEKFSCNYDEAESLWKKVEEKCPNELTTKVDWSADPSTLDRTVTGAYATVIFYYFGIPDHDFMCLKTSNGELCGIETTKPFIKWLKEKIPEGKFRPSYDHKYVYKEDGTRIEIPRELISCGECQQKMAKTYKYWPVNHPLPDYIVKNIFGSWDHFNNYFTCPNDNSKIKLKRRFSRRNIN, encoded by the exons atgaaaacttataaaatttgtattatattcgtcatattattttcattattaattgtcGGTATTAATACCGAAGGTGATACaccaaaaaaagaatgtaaagattattttaatgtttCCACATGCAACGAATGTCAAAAAGAACTTTGGGATTCTTGGTCAAATCCATCGTCATGTGGTTTTTTTATCCGacttattatgaatattattgaAGATTATGGTAATGCAGCTGAACATAATCACCTTGTTCCTTACAACGTTACTCCTTATTATGAAGCCGTAAAAGAGACTTGTGATGAAAAATTCTCTTGCAATTATGATGAAGCCGAATCATTATGGAAAAAAGTTGAGGAGAAATGTCCTAACGAATTAACAACCAAAGTAGATTGGAGCGCAGATCCTTCAACTCTTGATCGTACTGTTACTGGTGCTTACGCCACCGttatattctattattttggTATTCCTGATCATGATTTTATGTGTCTCAAGACCTCAAATGGAG aATTGTGCGGTATTGAAACAACCAAACCGTTTATTAAATGGCTTAAAGAGAAAATTCCTGAGGGAAAATTCCGACCTTCATATGATCACAAATACGTTTATAAGGAAGATGGAACTCGTATTGAAATTCCTAGAGAATTAATTTCATGTGGCGAGTGTCAACAGAAGATGGCTAAAACATACAAATATTGGCCAGTAAATCATCCATTGCCTGATTATATTGTAAAGAATATCTTTGGATCTTGggatcattttaataattactttactTGTCCTAATGATAACTCcaaaattaaacttaaacGTAGATTCTCACGTAGAAAtatcaactaa